A part of Aegilops tauschii subsp. strangulata cultivar AL8/78 chromosome 2, Aet v6.0, whole genome shotgun sequence genomic DNA contains:
- the LOC109732758 gene encoding uncharacterized protein: MGGYYWLFPCLLICFLLHTHGSHSLNQTCNSTDLEALLAFSSGLDRKGSRLVGWGPNDAACCSWTGVSCDLGRVVGLDLSNKGLHGGISSAISLLDGLVTLNLSRNSLGGQPPEDLGRLARMRILDLSMNVLSGAFPTSEHGYPAIEVVNVSFNQFKGPHPVFPGATNLMVLDISSNAFSGGINTTALCVAPVKALRFSGNEFTGEIRAGFGRCKMLTELSVDGSGLTGKLPKDLYTISELRRLSLRENQFSGSLGKDLGNLSQLMHIDLSYNMFSGVIPDVFGGLRRLEFLNLATNFLTGTLPASLSSCAMLRVINLRNNSLSGKIAIDFSLLPRLNVLDAGINKLSGPIPRDLMWCTKLRTLNLGRNLLDGEIPESFKHLRSLLILSLAQNGFTNLSSALRVLQHLPKLTSLVLTRSFRGGQTMPMDSISGFKSLQVLVLANCALSGMIQPWLENSKNLRVLDISWNKLSGPIPPWLGNLNNLFYIDLSNNSLSGELPESFTQMKSLISSAYSSEHASIEDLPLFIKKNPSGNGLQYNCVGSFPPSLILSNNLLAGPVSPGFGHLVKLHVLNLSRNNFSGRIPDELSNMSSLEVLNLAHNDLTGFIPSSLTKLTFLSKFDVSYNNLTGDIPTGGQFSTFTKESFVGNAALCFSQNGPCFGKATFEETENDVTDTVSTMPAMTYITAEAGFAFGLLTVCNILFFARAWRAAYFVAVDRFFDMLYVIIRVEVNKLRRKWENKEHP; the protein is encoded by the coding sequence ATGGGAGGCTACTACTGGTTGTTCCCCTGCTTGCTCATCTGCTTTCTGCTCCACACACATGGCAGCCACTCCCTGAACCAGACATGCAACTCCACTGACCTGGAGGCGCTTCTCGCTTTTTCCAGTGGCTTGGATAGGAAAGGCAGCAGGCTTGTTGGATGGGGTCCCAACGATGCAGCGTGCTGTTCCTGGACCGGCGTCTCTTGTGATCTTGGGAGGGTTGTTGGGTTGGATCTCTCCAACAAGGGCCTTCATGGCGGCATCTCCTCCGCGATCTCCTTGCTTGATGGCCTTGTTACTCTAAACCTCTCCCGCAACTCTCTTGGTGGCCAGCCACCGGAGGATCTTGGCCGGTTAGCAAGGATGCGGATTCTCGACCTCAGCATGAACGTGCTCTCCGGCGCGTTCCCAACGAGTGAACATGGCTACCCCGCAATTGAGGTGGTGAATGTATCCTTCAACCAATTCAAGGGACCGCACCCTGTGTTCCCTGGCGCAACGAATCTGATGGTTCTTGATATCTCAAGCAATGCCTTCTCTGGTGGCATCAACACCACGGCACTCTGTGTTGCGCCGGTCAAGGCCTTGCGGTTTTCTGGGAATGAGTTCACCGGTGAGATCCGTGCCGGGTTCGGCCGGTGCAAGATGCTTACTGAGCTCTCTGTTGATGGCAGTGGCCTTACTGGGAAACTCCCCAAGGACCTTTACACAATATCAGAGTTGAGGAGGCTGAGCTTACGGGAAAATCAGTTCTCTGGTAGTCTCGGCAAGGACTTGGGTAACTTGTCTCAGCTTATGCATATTGACCTGTCATATAACATGTTCAGTGGCGTCATCCCCGATGTGTTTGGGGGTTTGAGGAGGCTGGAGTTCTTAAACTTGGCGACAAATTTTTTGACTGGCACATTGCCCGCTTCCCTGTCGAGTTGCGCAATGCTGCGAGTGATCAACCTAAGGAACAACTCGCTGTCGGGCAAGATTGCCATTGACTTCAGTTTACTGCCTAGACTGAACGTTTTGGATGCAGGGATCAACAAGCTGAGTGGTCCTATACCTCGAGATCTCATGTGGTGCACTAAGTTGAGGACACTGAACCTTGGAAGGAACCTGCTTGATGGGGAGATACCAGAGAGCTTTAAGCATTTGCGATCCCTGTTGATCCTCTCGCTTGCtcaaaatggcttcaccaacctGTCATCGGCATTGCGGGTCTTGCAGCACCTGCCCAAACTGACGAGTTTGGTGCTTACCCGGAGCTTCCGTGGTGGTCAGACAATGCCAATGGACAGCATCAGTGGGTTCAAGAGCTTGCAGGTGCTTGTTCTTGCAAACTGTGCACTCTCAGGCATGATCCAGCCTTGGCTGGAGAACTCAAAAAACCTGAGAGTGCTGGACATTTCGTGGAACAAGTTGAGTGGACCGATCCCACCATGGTTAGGTAATCTGAATAATCTCTTCTATATCGATCTGTCAAACAACTCGCTTAGTGGGGAGCTTCCTGAGAGCTTTACACAGATGAAGAGTTTAATTTCGAGTGCTTATTCGAGTGAGCATGCATCAATAGAAGACCTCCCATTATTCATTAAGAAGAATCCATCTGGCAACGGTTTGCAGTACAACTGTGTGGGCAGTTTCCCACCATCGCTGATCCTCTCTAATAACTTGCTTGCTGGGCCAGTCTCGCCAGGCTTTGGCCATCTTGTGAAGCTTCATGTGCTGAATTTGAGCCGGAACAACTTTTCAGGGCGAATTCCTGATGAGTTGTCAAATATGTCGAGCTTGGAAGTCTTGAATTTGGCCCACAATGATCTCACTGGGTTCATACCATCATCTCTAACAAAGCTAACATTTCTCTCCAAGTTTGATGTCTCGTACAACAACCTCACAGGAGATATCCCAACAGGGGGCCAATTTTCCACATTCACAAAAGAGAGTTTCGTGGGCAACGCTGCACTATGCTTTAGTCAGAATGGCCCCTGCTTCGGAAAGGCTACTTTTGAAGAAACAGAAAATGATGTCACCGATACCGTATCCACAATGCCAGCAATGACATACATCACCGCGGAAGCGGGATTCGCTTTCGGTCTTTTGACCGTCTGTAACATACTGTTCTTCGCAAGGGCTTGGAGGGCCGCGTATTTTGTGGCGGTCGACAGGTTCTTTGATATGCTCTACGTCATAATAAGGGTGGAGGTGAACAAGCTCAGAAGAAAATGGGAAAATAAAGAGCATCCATAG
- the LOC120974756 gene encoding KDEL-tailed cysteine endopeptidase CEP1-like encodes MLCGAGWVKHGDHGRTIVAAIAMATVVPVTSMGITGQDLESEESLWDLYERWCAFNEVAREPDEKLMRFSIFKQNVRFIHENNQGDARSKLGLNIFADKTHAELPKVEADCTSAGHLPYHFDYMPHTAITNEDLPDRVDWRDHHAVTSVKNQGQYCGACWAFVAAGAVEGITAIKTGKLEDLSPQMLVDCDKANLGCRCGESWRALDFIKKNRIATDRAYPYDGIQRRCHMRADGLSRFASIEGFHVVYGSERALMAAVAIQPVIVEIGLDIYFHYYSEDMGMYTGPCNKTITHAILVVGYGTDAFLRRYWILKNSWGTK; translated from the coding sequence atgttgtgCGGTGCAGGGTGGGTTAAACATGGTGACCATGGCCGCACTATCGTGGCCGCCATCGCGATGGCAACTGTTGTGCCAGTCACGAGCATGGGCATCACTGGTCAAGACCTAGAGTCGGAGGAGTCACTATGGGATCTCTATGAGCGCTGGTGCGCGTTCAACGAGGTGGCGCGTGAGCCCGATGAGAAGTTGATGCGCTTTAGCATCTTCAAACAGAATGTGCGCTTCATTCATGAGAATAACCAGGGCGACGCGCGCTCCAAGCTCGGACTCAACATTTTCGCCGACAAGACCCATGCCGAGCTACCCAAAGTCGAAGCTGATTGCACCTCGGCGGGCCACCTCCCGTACCACTTCGATTACATGCCTCATACCGCAATCACCAACGAGGACCTCCCTGACCGCGTTGATTGGCGGGACCACCACGCGGTGACAAGCGTCAAGAATCAAGGGCAGTATTGCGGCGCATGTTGGGCCTTCGTAGCCGCTGGCGCTGTGGAGGGCATAACTGCTATCAAGACCGGCAAGCTGGAGGATCTGTCGCCACAGATGCTCGTCGACTGCGACAAAGCTAACCTTGGTTGCAGATGTGGCGAGTCGTGGCGAGCCTTGGATTTCATAAAAAAGAACCGTATAGCGACAGACAGGGCTTACCCGTACGACGGCATTCAGCGTCGGTGCCACATGAGGGCGGATGGCCTTTCCCGCTTTGCTTCCATAGAAGGGTTCCATGTAGTATACGGCAGCGAGAGGGCCTTGATGGCGGCGGTGGCGATCCAGCCCGTCATAGTGGAAATCGGGCTCGACATATATTTCCACTATTACAGCGAGGACATGGGCATGTACACTGGTCCGTGCAACAAAACCATCACCCACGCCATCTTGGTGGTCGGTTATGGCACGGACGCATTCCTACGAAGATACTGGATCTTGAAGAACTCGTGGGGAACCAAATAG
- the LOC109732754 gene encoding uncharacterized protein, producing MYPRIALFEHEPMKKMIDITSVNMGGGEISFHGASAEQNVSKGIVCASTELANENIPRHSNTTKRVQMPSAPILRGTYNKIGPQDFSNHIHTNYPSISGEKLGILLREHNARGLANISEMRQSFQSSMFTFADKLINCIAENCSCCKANGRKQCILKSENQNSCTNLANTPMQEKIDNSFVTPICNKVSPRLAGQLPNDGSSSANSSIARKRGVVFSPAIQTESSKKVYLRLDDPLQAVSHSAVDTVNNSSLSAKQDTRREVANTIYSFFDDLTASIVTYYAEQRLSSGYVTFGTTNDTMPAKIRITKCNIARDPWAIGSVPMPPAVPVLRAIKDWLAVSSTFVLERKWIMHPKPRLILLDGIEIQQQLSGKEQLSHEMCAVIFRRLSQMDKTYSKDTLTMFWRKFLEPDFATPVLSNADPLTIQSIRATFTEENEFFSPASSRMWHIPPLLPDGWAVYAFDMARRRILVLDPAVGPFGFSNRRINMHTYVSDLLHAALFRCIQSLYDSWHCSSGEWTRAFPVISRASLVHRFNMCFSGILLNLSLIITC from the exons ATGTACCCAAGGATAGCGCTTTTTGAGCACGAGCCGATGAAGAAGATGATTGATATCACATCAGTAAACATGGGTGGAGGAGAAATATCATTTCACGGGGCATCG GCTGAACAAAACGTCAGCAAAGGTATTGTCTGCGCATCAACCGAGCTTGCAAATGAAAACATTCCGAGGCATTCTAATACGACGAAACGAGTCCAGATGCCATCTGCGCCTATTTTAAGAGGTACTTACAATAAAATTGGTCCACAAGATTTCTCAAACCACATACATACAAACTATCCATCAATA TCCGGTGAGAAGCTCGGGATACTTCTCCGTGAGCACAATGCTCGAGGTCTGGCAAACATTTCAGAGATGAGGCAGTCTTTCCAGTCATCAATGTTCACATTTGCGGACAAGCTCATCAACTGCATCGCTGAGAATTGTTCTTGTTGCAAGGCCAACGGACGTAAACAATGCATCCTGAAGAGTGAAAATCAAAACAGTTGCACCAACTTGGCCAACACTCCTATGCAAGAAAAAATAGACAATTCGTTTGTTACCCCTATTTGCAACAAGGTTTCTCCCAGGCTGGCTGGACAACTCCCAAACGACG GTAGCTCGTCGGCCAATAGCTCCATTGCAAGGAAGAGGGGAGTTGTGTTCAGCCCGGCCATCCAGACGGAATCATCAAAAAAGGTGTATCTTCGGCTGGACGACCCACTCCAAGCAGTTTCCCATTCAGCAGTAGATACTGTCAACAACTCATCTCTGTCTGCGAAGCAAGACACTCGCCGAGAGGTTGCCAATACGATTTATTCATTCTTTGATGACCTGACTGCTAGCATAGTCACGTACTATGCCGAGCAACGACTGAGCTCTGGATATGTTACATTCGGAACTACAAACGACACCATGCCAGCCAAAATTCGGATAACAAAGTGCAACATCGCCCGCGACCCATGGGCAATCGGTTCAGTTCCGATGCCGCCGGCAGTCCCAGTCCTTAGAGCCATAAAAGATTGGTTGGCTGTGTCATCCACATTCGTCCTTGAAAG GAAATGGATTATGCATCCAAAACCAAGACTCATACTGCTCGACGGCATTGAAATCCAACAACAACTATCAGGAAAAGAACAACTTAGTCATGAGATGTGTGCTGTTATTTTTAGGAGGCTTTCACAGATGGACAAGACCTATTCGAAGGACACTTTGACTATGTTTTGGAGGAAGTTTCTTGAGCCTGATTTCGCC ACCCCAGTTTTATCTAATGCCGATCCATTGACCATCCAGTCGATCCGTGCAACATTTACAGAAGAAAACGAGTTTTTCAGCCCAGCCTCTAGTCGGATG TGGCATATACCTCCACTCCTACCGGACGGATGGGCCGTCTACGCATTCGACATGGCCAGGCGAAGGATTTTAGTACTAGACCCGGCCGTCGGCCCATTTGGTTTTAGCAATAGAAGGATCAACATGCACACATATGTGTCTGACCTACTTCACGCTGCACTCTTCAGATGCATCCAATCTTTATATGATTCCTGGCACTGCAGTTCCGGAGAATGGACCCGTGCATTTCCTGTGATATCACGGGCATCCCTTGTCCATCGCTTCAATATGTGCTTTTCTGGTATCTTGCTCAACTTGAGCTTGATCATAACCTGCTGA